In Oryza sativa Japonica Group chromosome 3, ASM3414082v1, one DNA window encodes the following:
- the LOC4333100 gene encoding uncharacterized protein has translation MDPHHLNRPTADDAAAADDDWDNDGFVIPSLSVEESDLGDWEAAQVSRPQPPPKATKDTEKIYLGPHGAPPSRAKKQEDTAAAATGYRDKSKVKEADQKVLGTGRDNKGGNNFNRYNNAGHHVKEPYKRST, from the exons ATGGATCCGCATCACCTGAACCGCCCCACCGCCGatgacgctgccgccgccgacgacgactggG ATAATGATGGCTTTGTGATACCAAGCTTGAGTGTTGAAGAATCTGATCTTGGTGATTGGGAAGCTGCACAGGTTTCTCGTCCTCAACCACCTCCAAAG GCTACCAAGGATACCGAGAAGATATATCTTGGACCGCACGGCGCACCGCCATCTCGAGCAAAGAAGCAAGAGGACACTGCAGCAGCTGCCACTGGGTACCGCGACAAGAGCAAGGTGAAGGAAGCTGATCAAAAGGTGCTTGGAACTGGCCGGGACAACAAAGGGGGCAATAACTTCAACCGCTACAACAATGCTGGCCACCATGTCAAGGAACCCTACAAGAGATCCACTTGA
- the LOC4333101 gene encoding uncharacterized protein isoform X1: MAGKMSTIVMMVDLECDRCYRKIRRVLCKLQDKASIKAISYDEKNNTVTVAGPFDADEVSDRLCSSAGKVITDIRVVGGAKPMPGGGGGGAKAHANKPAGKDGSAGGGGGGGGGKPEMIKKHVKFEMADDMDDGRHHHHHDNRKPKVVTTTNHAAGALARMEGRRAEAPSMAMAAAMAPAPMPMTVQATATPSIWPAPAPSAPAPLEWGHSAPTYGAGWAPPPAGGYYGGGGGPMYYGQPPPPPAYGYGGRSPYQPPYYDEEPAGCSVM; this comes from the exons ATGGCAGGCAAG ATGTCTACAATTGTGATGATGGTGGATCTTGAATGTGACAGATGCTACAGGAAGATCAGAAGGGTCCTCTGCAAGCTCCAAG ATAAGGCGAGCATCAAGGCCATCTCGTACGACGAGAAGAACAACACGGTGACGGTGGCGGGGCCGTtcgacgccgacgaggtctCGGACAGGCTCTGCTCCAGCGCCGGCAAGGTCATCACCGACATTCGCGTCGTCGGTGGTGCCAAACCCatgccaggcggcggcggcggtggcgccaagGCGCACGCCAACAAGCCGGCCGGGAAGGACGGcagcgcaggcggcggcggcggcggcggcggaggaaagCCGGAGATGATCAAGAAGCACGTCAAGTTCGAGATGGCGGACGACATGGACgacggccgccaccaccaccaccacgacaaCAGGAAGCCGAAGGTGGTGACGACCACCaaccacgccgccggcgccctcgcGCGGATGGAGGGCCGCCGCGCCGAGGCGCCGAgcatggccatggcggcggcgatggcgccggcgccCATGCCGATGACGGTGCAGGCGACGGCCACGCCGTCCATCTGGCCGGCACCGGCGccatcggcgccggcgccgctggaGTGGGGGCACAGCGCCCCGACGTACGGGGCGGGGTGGGCCCCGCCGCCGGCAGGCGGctactacggcggcggcggcgggcccatGTACTacgggcagccgccgccgccgccggcgtacgGGTACGGCGGCCGGAGCCCGTACCAGCCGCCGTACTACGACGAGGAGCCGGCCGGCTGCAGCGTCATGTGA
- the LOC4333101 gene encoding uncharacterized protein isoform X2: MSTIVMMVDLECDRCYRKIRRVLCKLQDKASIKAISYDEKNNTVTVAGPFDADEVSDRLCSSAGKVITDIRVVGGAKPMPGGGGGGAKAHANKPAGKDGSAGGGGGGGGGKPEMIKKHVKFEMADDMDDGRHHHHHDNRKPKVVTTTNHAAGALARMEGRRAEAPSMAMAAAMAPAPMPMTVQATATPSIWPAPAPSAPAPLEWGHSAPTYGAGWAPPPAGGYYGGGGGPMYYGQPPPPPAYGYGGRSPYQPPYYDEEPAGCSVM, from the exons ATGTCTACAATTGTGATGATGGTGGATCTTGAATGTGACAGATGCTACAGGAAGATCAGAAGGGTCCTCTGCAAGCTCCAAG ATAAGGCGAGCATCAAGGCCATCTCGTACGACGAGAAGAACAACACGGTGACGGTGGCGGGGCCGTtcgacgccgacgaggtctCGGACAGGCTCTGCTCCAGCGCCGGCAAGGTCATCACCGACATTCGCGTCGTCGGTGGTGCCAAACCCatgccaggcggcggcggcggtggcgccaagGCGCACGCCAACAAGCCGGCCGGGAAGGACGGcagcgcaggcggcggcggcggcggcggcggaggaaagCCGGAGATGATCAAGAAGCACGTCAAGTTCGAGATGGCGGACGACATGGACgacggccgccaccaccaccaccacgacaaCAGGAAGCCGAAGGTGGTGACGACCACCaaccacgccgccggcgccctcgcGCGGATGGAGGGCCGCCGCGCCGAGGCGCCGAgcatggccatggcggcggcgatggcgccggcgccCATGCCGATGACGGTGCAGGCGACGGCCACGCCGTCCATCTGGCCGGCACCGGCGccatcggcgccggcgccgctggaGTGGGGGCACAGCGCCCCGACGTACGGGGCGGGGTGGGCCCCGCCGCCGGCAGGCGGctactacggcggcggcggcgggcccatGTACTacgggcagccgccgccgccgccggcgtacgGGTACGGCGGCCGGAGCCCGTACCAGCCGCCGTACTACGACGAGGAGCCGGCCGGCTGCAGCGTCATGTGA
- the LOC4333102 gene encoding uncharacterized protein, producing the protein MEGKAAVVASAALLSTLIIPLLLLSQHQPRAIADHLSAGATAATLFDALARLLGLLSPRNHMILLCNAILLLVLRDAGLLACPAPPAPAPPPRHHAAADDDASPPVAASSAASSRRRPQRPRSSAAVVVWRPSKLAVVDVLHVDDEDDGSDGDRRRRRRPAQRHEPAMATTMAPPPIALPPAGEEKQSYDGLVDDDDHVSAGAIVVVDDDANKISSPVPDSDHHRYSGEDTNGRADDEEEAFDQCGGGDDDDDVDDMNRRFEEFIANTKRKMQMESLQLQLVMMKV; encoded by the coding sequence atggaggggaaggccgccgtcgtcgccagcgCCGCTCTGCTCTCCACGCTAATcatcccgctcctcctcctctcgcagCACCagccgcgcgccatcgccgaCCATCtctccgccggcgccaccgccgcaacGCTGTTCGACGCCTTGGCGCGACTCCTCGGCCTGCTCAGCCCGAGGAACCACATGATCCTGCTCTGCaacgccatcctcctcctcgtcctcaggGACGCCGGCCTCCTCGCCTGCCCCGCACCACCTGCGCctgcgcctccgcctcgccaccacgccgccgccgacgacgacgcctcaCCACCTGTCGCCGCGAGTTCTGCTgcttcctctcgccgccggccccaACGACcgaggagcagcgccgccgtcgtcgtctggCGCCCGAGCAAGCTCGCCGTGGTAGACGTGCTGCACgttgacgacgaggacgacggcagCGATGGCGataggcggcggcgacgtcgtccaGCACAGCGCCACGagccggccatggcgacgacgatggcgccgccgccaatCGCGCTACcgccggcgggggaggagaAACAGAGCTACGACGgcctcgtcgacgacgacgatcaTGTTTCCGCGGGAGCGATCGTCGTGGTGGATGATGATGCCAACAAGATCAGCTCCCCTGTCCCCGACTCCGATCACCATCGCTACTCCGGCGAGGACACAAACGGACGAGCCGACGACGAAGAGGAAGCCTTCGAccagtgcggcggcggcgacgacgacgacgatgtggaCGACATGAACAGGAggttcgaggagttcatcgccAACACAAAGAGGAAGATGCAGATGGAGAGCCTCCAGCTACAGCTAGTCATGATGAAGGTTTAg